A region of the Candidatus Cloacimonadota bacterium genome:
CACTTCTGGCAACGGTTTTTGCCATCCCTTTTGCATTTATTCTCAGTTTCTTTGCAGCGCGAAACCTCATGCCGAAAACCTGGCTGGGAAATACTGTATATATTGTAATACGAACCGTTGCAACGATTTTTAGGTCAATCGAAGCGATCGTATGGGCAATCATATTCAGTGTATGGGTCGGTATTGGTCCTTTTGCCGGTATGCTTGCCCTTATGATACATTCCATTGCTGCACTAACCAAACTCTACTCGGAACAGATCGAGAACATTGATTCCGGTCCTGTCGAAGCAATCAAGGCAACAGGGGCAAGTACACTTCAGACATGGATATATGCAGTTATTCCACAGATCGTTTCCCCATTCCTTGCATTTACCATATATCGTTGGGACATTAATGTACGAATGGCTACGATCGTTGGTTTTGTTGGGGGCGGTGGTATCGGTCTCCTTCTTCTCCAGCAACAGCAACTCCTTCGCTGGCACAACGTCGGCTTATTGATATGGCTCATTGCTTTCGTGGTCTGGGTTATGGATATGGTCAGTGCAAAAGTGCGTGAGAAACTGGTTGGGATGTAGTCCATACAATTCTTCATGAATTTCAAAGCAGTTATATTCGATCTCGACGGTACATTGATCGACTCCATGGGTTTATGGACCCAGGTGGATCGTGAATTCCTTGGAAAAAGAAATATTCCTGTACCGGACGATTTATTTGATGATATTCAGGTTGGAAACAGTTACGTCGAGGTCGCAGAACATTTCAAAAGAAAATTTAATTTACCCGATAGTGCTGAAGATATCATGAACGAATGGACGGATATGGTCGCCTGGCATTACAAGAATGATATTCCCCTCAAAGCTGGCGCTAAAGAATTTCTCACCTTCCTCCACGAGAATGGAATCAAGATAGGTGTAGGCACAAGCAATATTCACCACCTCACGGAAGTTGTACTTTCAGCGAATGATGTGTGGCATTATGTCGATGCAGTTGTTGACGGACAGGAAAATCTCAGGGGAAAGCCGATGCCGGATATCTTCCTTCGGGTTGCAGAAAAGCTTGGTGTCAAGCCGGAAGACTGCCTGGTTATTGAAGATGTGATAGCAGGTGTGATGGCTGCAAAAAATGCAGGGATGAACTCCTTTGCAATCGAGGATGACTATTCAATAAAGGATAAAGATCAGATCAAGGAATATGTGGATTTCTATGCTCGTGATTTTCATGAGATAAAAGATAAACTTACATCTTCAGCCTAAAAGAGGATCACATCATGAAAAAGTACCTTCTCGGCATTTTCTGCTTATTCTTAGTCATCTCCTTTCTTTCCGCTGAGGAAGTCATGATGTTCACTGCAAACCAATATTTTGATTCGAGGATTTACACCCTTTCACCAAGTGGAACAGTTCAAAATTTCTTCCATTATGAAAATTATCATTTCTGTGATATGGCGGTTGTGAATAATGAACTCTACGTTGCAGAAGCATTTGCTCCCCGTGTTCTGAAAGTCGATCTCGAAACAGGTGATCTCGATGTGGTTGTCGATGACTGGAGTTTATTCTACTTCTACGATCTTGCTTTTGATGGCAGCTATTTTTATGTAACAGAATGGGATCTGAACCGCTACGACATTAATGGTGTTAAAGACGGCACCGCGTCTTTCGATGAGGATGTGTTCGGCAGTACGTGGGATGGGCAATATTTCTGGATGCTGAATGATAATGCTCAAATAAAATGCTGGGATATAACCTTCTGGCCAAATCTCACTGAGATCACTGCAAATAATTTCTATCCACCTTCAGATTCCTGCCGCGGCTTATGGTTCGATGGCACCTACTTCTGGTCTGCGGAAAGTCTCGATGGTTCCCTTGGATACATTTACCAATTCGATTATTCCGGTCAAATCATCGAGCAGACCCTTTCACCTGCATGGGTTGGATTCGGTGTTTGTAAACTCGATATGCCCGTTGCGGTTGATGGATCTACTC
Encoded here:
- a CDS encoding HAD family phosphatase, encoding MNFKAVIFDLDGTLIDSMGLWTQVDREFLGKRNIPVPDDLFDDIQVGNSYVEVAEHFKRKFNLPDSAEDIMNEWTDMVAWHYKNDIPLKAGAKEFLTFLHENGIKIGVGTSNIHHLTEVVLSANDVWHYVDAVVDGQENLRGKPMPDIFLRVAEKLGVKPEDCLVIEDVIAGVMAAKNAGMNSFAIEDDYSIKDKDQIKEYVDFYARDFHEIKDKLTSSA
- a CDS encoding T9SS type A sorting domain-containing protein — encoded protein: MKKYLLGIFCLFLVISFLSAEEVMMFTANQYFDSRIYTLSPSGTVQNFFHYENYHFCDMAVVNNELYVAEAFAPRVLKVDLETGDLDVVVDDWSLFYFYDLAFDGSYFYVTEWDLNRYDINGVKDGTASFDEDVFGSTWDGQYFWMLNDNAQIKCWDITFWPNLTEITANNFYPPSDSCRGLWFDGTYFWSAESLDGSLGYIYQFDYSGQIIEQTLSPAWVGFGVCKLDMPVAVDGSTQQDVPTFSISPNPFTDTISMTLLLKYSDYIEYELYDIKGRKLMQFCPGYLSAGTYNFDWNLHDIPPGIYFLKVKNHTDISPIKILHLSS